In Phycisphaerae bacterium, the genomic stretch GCTGGTGATGAGAAGGGCCTTGCATGCGCGTTCGCTTGCGGGTGTACTATCGCCTCTTCGCCGTTCCCCCGTCTCAGCCGGACGGCGGCGAACGGTGGACGATCCATGTGGGCGGCGTCGGGAGGCCCGCCGGGTGGTCCGGAAAATGACGCGTGGGGCAGGGGGCGGCCCTGCTTATTGGACGGTTCGTGTTCCCGGATCGACGGATGAGCCGCCCGAACAAGCGTAGGCCGTTTCCGCCGGTGAGGATCCATGGGTATTCAAGGCGCCATTTTTGATCTGGACGGCACGCTGGCCAATACGTTGCCGGATTTGACCGCGGCGATGAACCACACCCTGGGCACGCTGGGAAAGTCTCCATGTTCGCAAGAGGAGGTCCGCCGGTGGGTTGGTGAAGGGCTGCCCACACTGTGTCGGCGAGCCTTGTCGAGGAGCTCTCCGGGCGGCTTCGATGTTCCCGACGACGCGATGGTAATCCAGATGGCTCAGCTGTTCACGGCCTACTACCGCGATCATCGGCTGGACAAGACCCGACCCTACGAGGGCATCCCGGAACTGCTCGACGAGCTCGCCCGCCGGAGCATTCCCATGGCGGTCCTGTCCAACAAGCCGCACGAGCACACCTGGCCGATGGTCGAGGCCCTGTTCAGCCGGTGGTCGTGGGTGGCGGTTGAGGGCTACCGGGCGGAGGAATACCGCAAGCCGGATCCGCGGACCGCTTTGGAGATCATCGCCCGGATGGGCGGCCAAGCCTCACGGATCGCGCTGGTGGGTGATTCAGCCACCGATATACAGACTGGCCGGAACGCGGGCGTGGTCACCGTTGGGGCGGCGTGGGGGTTCCGCGATCGCCCTGAGCTGGTCGACGCCGGTGCCGACCATGTGATCGACCACCCGCTC encodes the following:
- a CDS encoding HAD family hydrolase — translated: MGIQGAIFDLDGTLANTLPDLTAAMNHTLGTLGKSPCSQEEVRRWVGEGLPTLCRRALSRSSPGGFDVPDDAMVIQMAQLFTAYYRDHRLDKTRPYEGIPELLDELARRSIPMAVLSNKPHEHTWPMVEALFSRWSWVAVEGYRAEEYRKPDPRTALEIIARMGGQASRIALVGDSATDIQTGRNAGVVTVGAAWGFRDRPELVDAGADHVIDHPLDLVGYL